In Achromobacter spanius, the following proteins share a genomic window:
- a CDS encoding ABC transporter substrate-binding protein, producing MSVTRRDLLKMAGAAGVMGMAPAIVRAQKLEKTKVQIAVGGKPLIYYLPLSIAEARGYFKDEGLDVSIADFAGGSKALQAVVGGSADIVSGAFEHTLSMQSKGQAYRAFVLQGRAPMIGVGVSKKNLPNYKGAADLKGKKIGVTAPGSSTNMVVSFFLAKHGLKASDVSIIGVGAGAGAVTALRSGQIDAISNTDPVVSMLQMPGDIEIIVDTRTLKDTQDIFGGNMPAGCLYAPQAFIDANPNTTQALANAMVRADKWIQKAGPDEIAKVVPETYLLGDPAIYKAAIAKSLEGLSPDGMIPEDGAATALKALAAYQAEFNASKIDPSKVWTNDFARRANEKYANG from the coding sequence ATGTCAGTTACTCGCCGTGACTTGCTCAAGATGGCTGGCGCCGCCGGCGTCATGGGCATGGCCCCCGCCATCGTGCGGGCTCAGAAGCTTGAGAAGACCAAAGTCCAGATCGCCGTGGGCGGCAAGCCCCTGATTTATTACCTTCCGCTGTCCATCGCGGAAGCTCGCGGCTACTTCAAGGATGAAGGGCTGGACGTCAGCATCGCCGACTTCGCGGGCGGCTCCAAGGCCTTGCAAGCCGTGGTGGGTGGCAGCGCCGACATCGTGTCGGGTGCCTTCGAACACACGCTGTCGATGCAGTCCAAGGGCCAGGCTTATCGCGCCTTCGTGCTGCAAGGCCGCGCACCGATGATCGGTGTGGGCGTGTCCAAGAAGAACCTGCCCAACTACAAAGGCGCCGCTGACCTCAAGGGCAAGAAGATCGGCGTGACCGCGCCGGGTTCGTCCACCAACATGGTGGTCAGCTTCTTCCTGGCCAAGCATGGCTTGAAGGCCTCTGACGTTTCCATCATCGGCGTGGGCGCCGGCGCGGGTGCCGTGACGGCGCTGCGCAGCGGCCAGATCGACGCCATCTCCAACACCGACCCCGTGGTGTCGATGTTGCAGATGCCGGGCGACATCGAGATCATTGTCGACACGCGCACCCTCAAGGACACGCAGGACATCTTCGGCGGCAACATGCCGGCCGGTTGCCTGTACGCGCCCCAAGCGTTCATCGACGCCAATCCGAACACCACCCAGGCGCTGGCCAATGCAATGGTGCGCGCCGACAAGTGGATTCAGAAGGCAGGCCCGGATGAAATCGCCAAGGTCGTGCCGGAAACGTATCTGCTGGGCGACCCGGCCATCTACAAGGCCGCCATCGCGAAGAGCCTGGAAGGTCTGTCGCCCGACGGCATGATCCCCGAGGACGGCGCGGCCACCGCGCTCAAGGCGCTGGCCGCGTACCAGGCGGAGTTCAACGCGTCGAAGATTGATCCGTCCAAGGTCTGGACCAACGACTTCGCTCGCCGCGCCAACGAGAAATACGCCAATGGTTGA
- a CDS encoding YbaB/EbfC family nucleoid-associated protein — protein sequence MMKGQLAGLMRQAQQMQENMKKAQDALAEILVEGASGGGLVKVTMTCRHDVKRVVIDPSLLGDDKDMLEDLVAAAFNDALRKAETTSQEKMAGVTAGMPLPPGMKLPF from the coding sequence ATGATGAAAGGACAACTGGCCGGCCTGATGCGCCAGGCGCAGCAGATGCAGGAAAACATGAAGAAGGCGCAAGACGCGCTGGCCGAGATCCTGGTCGAAGGCGCCTCGGGCGGCGGCCTGGTCAAGGTCACCATGACCTGCCGCCACGACGTCAAGCGCGTCGTGATCGACCCGTCGCTGCTGGGCGACGACAAGGACATGCTGGAAGACCTGGTTGCTGCCGCGTTCAACGACGCGCTGCGCAAGGCCGAAACCACGTCGCAGGAAAAGATGGCGGGCGTCACCGCCGGCATGCCGCTGCCCCCCGGCATGAAGCTGCCGTTCTGA
- the recR gene encoding recombination mediator RecR: MDPLLPEPEPLVSLIEALRRLPGVGVRSARRMAYHLLQHDPQGADMLGRALAGAVRDLKHCARCNSFSEDEVCGTCANPKRDPSLLCIVETPADQNMIESSHGYRGLYYVLMGRVAPLEGIGPRELDFDRVIKRATDGVVQEVILATNFTAEGETTAHFLGEALGERGLRVTRLARGVPAGSELEYVDAGTIAWALMERKTT; this comes from the coding sequence ATGGATCCCTTACTGCCTGAACCCGAACCGCTGGTGTCCCTGATCGAGGCGCTGCGGCGCCTGCCCGGCGTGGGCGTTCGATCAGCCCGGCGCATGGCCTATCACCTGTTGCAGCATGACCCGCAAGGCGCGGACATGCTGGGGCGGGCGTTGGCCGGCGCGGTGCGGGACTTGAAACATTGCGCCCGTTGCAACAGCTTTTCCGAAGACGAGGTCTGCGGCACCTGCGCCAACCCCAAGCGCGACCCGTCGCTCTTGTGCATCGTGGAAACCCCGGCCGACCAGAACATGATCGAGTCCAGCCACGGCTACCGTGGCCTGTACTACGTGCTGATGGGCCGTGTGGCGCCGCTTGAGGGCATCGGCCCGCGCGAGCTGGATTTCGATCGCGTCATCAAGCGCGCAACCGATGGGGTGGTGCAGGAAGTCATCCTGGCCACCAACTTCACCGCCGAAGGCGAAACCACCGCCCACTTCCTGGGCGAAGCGCTGGGTGAACGCGGCCTGCGCGTTACGCGCCTGGCGCGTGGCGTGCCCGCGGGCAGCGAACTTGAATACGTGGATGCCGGCACCATCGCCTGGGCGCTGATGGAGCGCAAGACCACCTGA
- a CDS encoding ABC transporter permease codes for MSKSLKSGSASLRFWQLLLLVVILGVWHFASRDPKIAFFFGEPLKVWGRIWAWFVTNADIYTHLGVTLTETVLAFFIGTIAGLGFGLWLGLSPRASAILDPYIKAANSMPRVILAPIFGMWFGLGIWSKVALAVTLVFFIVFFNVYQGVREVSPTLLDNARMLGARKRQLLRHVYLPSATSWVFSSLHTSVGLAFVGAVVGEYLGSASGVGYLILQAEGTFDVNTVFAGIVVLTAFALVLDYIVGVGEKRLMKWQPKSGETEKL; via the coding sequence ATGTCGAAGTCACTGAAATCCGGTTCCGCCAGCTTGCGCTTCTGGCAACTGCTGCTGCTGGTCGTCATCCTGGGCGTCTGGCATTTTGCGTCGCGCGATCCCAAGATTGCGTTCTTCTTCGGCGAGCCCTTGAAGGTCTGGGGCCGTATCTGGGCCTGGTTCGTCACCAATGCGGACATCTACACGCACCTGGGGGTGACGCTGACCGAAACCGTGCTGGCCTTTTTCATCGGCACCATCGCGGGCTTGGGCTTTGGCTTGTGGCTGGGCTTGTCGCCGCGCGCAAGCGCAATCCTCGACCCCTACATCAAGGCCGCCAACTCGATGCCGCGCGTCATTCTGGCGCCTATTTTCGGCATGTGGTTCGGCTTGGGGATCTGGTCGAAGGTGGCGCTGGCGGTCACGCTGGTGTTCTTCATCGTGTTCTTCAACGTCTACCAGGGCGTGCGCGAAGTCAGCCCAACCCTGCTCGACAACGCCCGCATGCTGGGCGCGCGCAAGCGTCAGTTGCTGCGTCACGTCTACCTGCCGTCGGCCACCAGCTGGGTGTTTTCCAGCCTGCATACTTCCGTGGGCCTGGCCTTCGTGGGCGCGGTGGTGGGGGAATACCTGGGCTCGGCAAGCGGCGTGGGCTACTTGATCCTTCAGGCGGAAGGCACGTTCGACGTGAACACCGTGTTCGCGGGCATCGTGGTGCTGACCGCGTTTGCGCTGGTGCTGGACTACATCGTCGGCGTGGGTGAAAAGCGCTTGATGAAGTGGCAGCCCAAATCGGGCGAAACCGAAAAGCTGTAA
- a CDS encoding response regulator, whose protein sequence is MRAVRVLLVDDNEMGSELLAEFLALSGVETRCAASGEAALDMIDGFSPEAVLVDILLPDMDGYELASRLRSRGAPPRIYALSGLARHERRDADGMFDGWIEKPADPDALLAILQQTH, encoded by the coding sequence GTGCGCGCAGTTCGCGTCCTGCTGGTTGACGACAATGAAATGGGCTCGGAGCTGCTTGCCGAGTTCCTGGCGCTTTCAGGCGTGGAAACGCGCTGCGCCGCCTCAGGCGAAGCCGCCCTCGACATGATTGACGGCTTCAGCCCCGAAGCCGTGCTGGTTGACATCCTGCTGCCTGATATGGACGGCTATGAGTTGGCGTCCCGCTTGCGCTCGCGCGGCGCACCGCCGCGCATCTATGCCCTGAGCGGCCTGGCGCGCCACGAGCGCCGTGACGCGGACGGCATGTTCGACGGCTGGATCGAAAAGCCCGCCGACCCCGACGCGCTGCTGGCCATCTTGCAACAGACTCACTAG
- a CDS encoding ATP-binding protein, producing the protein MNAPTQSPTPVTLANCDSEPIHIPGAIQPLGALLAFDADGVLQFASENAPAVLGVSLTLGECCLPGALPASLAEYLTVWLDKSDPVFDPFALALNDATYDVIGHRNSDGLTIIELEQRVQVGESVADPARIYRSIERVRRERDIAGLLKSAVREVRRATGFDRVMAYRFHPDDSGEIFTEERHESLEDWVGRRYPAGDIPAQARRLYTMNTLRQIADARYTPVRVLGAPAAAAKPLDMSFSVLRSVSPIHLEYMANMGVQASMSLSIVIGDRLWGMIACHHHGPRPIPYPARLACEALAQVLSAALANIEGAERAAQARRNAVLVSQLTERASASENLHLALSSGPDTPASLIENDAALCLWGNSVTVFGGIAPRGELSGILCALDQSGQRLVHTDNIARDYPDLQTDLVPYAGLLACKFDPMNNGWLIWLRKEQIETLVWGGKPEKQYAVGNQGPRLTPRGSFEAWREVVRNTCTPWLPAELEAADNLRDELSHIATSRAADVDRARTALLAMLGHDLRDPLQSISMAATLLSKTDSGARMGERIRYSSGRMQRLISQVLDLSRLQGGMGLGIEKRPCALSDLVNGLIDEKRQAYPGLRIEPDVEPGLMLMADTDRIAQVVTNLMSNARQHGAPRQPIIVQAHQRGNDIELRVINHGAPIAQEVLTHLFSPFKPESLGQSRNRNGLGLGLYIAEQVVRGHDGEISVACRDGLVIFTVRLPRDVRDTPAP; encoded by the coding sequence ATGAATGCGCCAACCCAATCCCCCACGCCAGTCACGCTCGCCAACTGCGACAGCGAACCGATACATATACCGGGCGCTATCCAGCCGTTGGGAGCGTTGCTGGCGTTCGACGCGGATGGCGTGCTGCAATTTGCCAGCGAAAATGCGCCTGCCGTGCTGGGGGTGTCGCTAACCTTGGGCGAGTGCTGCCTGCCAGGCGCGCTGCCCGCCAGCCTGGCCGAGTATCTGACGGTGTGGCTGGACAAGTCCGATCCCGTTTTCGACCCCTTCGCGCTTGCGTTGAACGACGCTACGTACGACGTGATCGGCCACCGCAATAGCGACGGCCTCACGATTATCGAACTGGAGCAACGCGTCCAGGTCGGCGAGAGCGTCGCCGACCCCGCACGCATTTACCGCAGCATCGAGCGCGTGCGTCGCGAGCGCGACATCGCCGGCTTGCTCAAGAGCGCCGTGCGCGAGGTGCGCCGCGCCACCGGTTTCGACCGCGTCATGGCCTACCGCTTTCATCCCGACGACAGCGGCGAAATCTTCACGGAAGAACGCCACGAGTCGTTGGAAGACTGGGTGGGCCGCCGCTATCCCGCCGGCGATATCCCCGCGCAAGCGCGCCGCCTGTACACCATGAACACGCTACGCCAGATTGCCGATGCGCGCTACACACCGGTGCGCGTGCTGGGCGCGCCCGCGGCGGCCGCGAAGCCGCTGGACATGAGCTTTTCAGTGTTGCGCAGCGTGTCGCCGATCCACCTGGAATACATGGCCAACATGGGCGTGCAAGCGTCGATGAGCCTGTCGATCGTGATCGGCGACCGGCTATGGGGCATGATTGCCTGCCATCACCATGGGCCGCGCCCCATCCCCTACCCCGCGCGCCTGGCCTGCGAAGCGCTGGCGCAGGTGCTGTCCGCCGCGTTGGCCAATATCGAAGGGGCTGAACGCGCCGCCCAGGCGCGCCGCAACGCAGTCTTGGTCAGCCAGCTGACCGAACGCGCCTCCGCCTCCGAAAACCTGCATCTGGCCTTGTCGAGCGGGCCCGACACGCCCGCGTCACTGATCGAGAACGACGCCGCGCTGTGCCTGTGGGGCAACAGCGTCACGGTGTTTGGCGGCATCGCGCCGCGCGGCGAGTTGTCGGGCATTCTGTGCGCGCTGGACCAAAGCGGCCAGCGCCTGGTGCATACCGACAACATCGCTCGCGACTACCCCGATCTGCAAACCGATCTGGTCCCGTATGCCGGCCTGCTGGCCTGCAAGTTCGACCCGATGAACAACGGCTGGCTGATCTGGCTGCGCAAAGAGCAGATCGAAACGCTGGTGTGGGGCGGCAAGCCCGAAAAGCAATACGCGGTCGGCAACCAGGGCCCGCGCCTGACGCCGCGCGGCTCTTTTGAGGCCTGGCGCGAAGTGGTGCGCAATACCTGCACCCCGTGGCTGCCCGCCGAACTGGAAGCCGCCGACAATCTGCGCGACGAACTTTCCCACATCGCCACGAGCCGGGCTGCCGACGTCGACCGCGCGCGCACCGCGCTGCTGGCCATGCTGGGCCATGATCTGCGTGACCCATTGCAGTCCATCTCCATGGCCGCCACGCTGCTGTCCAAAACGGATTCCGGCGCGCGCATGGGCGAACGCATCCGTTATTCCAGCGGCCGTATGCAGCGCCTGATTTCACAGGTGCTGGATTTATCGCGTTTACAGGGCGGCATGGGCCTGGGCATCGAAAAGCGGCCGTGCGCCCTGAGCGATCTGGTCAACGGGCTGATCGACGAAAAGCGGCAGGCCTACCCCGGCTTGCGCATCGAACCCGATGTGGAACCCGGCTTGATGCTGATGGCCGACACCGATCGCATCGCCCAGGTTGTGACCAACCTGATGAGCAACGCGCGCCAGCACGGCGCGCCGCGCCAGCCCATCATTGTTCAGGCGCACCAGCGCGGCAACGACATAGAATTGCGCGTCATCAACCATGGCGCGCCCATTGCGCAAGAGGTGCTGACGCATCTTTTTTCGCCTTTCAAACCCGAATCGCTGGGCCAGTCGCGCAACCGCAACGGCCTGGGGCTGGGCCTGTATATCGCCGAACAGGTCGTGCGCGGCCATGACGGCGAGATCTCGGTTGCGTGCCGGGACGGCCTGGTCATTTTTACGGTGAGGCTGCCGCGCGACGTGCGCGACACGCCCGCCCCTTGA
- a CDS encoding ABC transporter ATP-binding protein, whose protein sequence is MVEAALSLENISCTFVSRDDRSQRYTAVSDTSLAIAPGEFVSVVGPTGCGKSTLLNVGAGLLAPSSGQVKVFGQPLSGINERAGYMFQGEALLPWRSALDNVVAGLDFAGVPRPEALERGREWMRRVGLGGFESRYPHQMSGGMRKRAMLAQTLIRDPDIILMDEPFSALDIQTRQLMENEVLDLWMAKRKAVLFITHDLDEAIAMSDRVIVLSAGPGTHPIGEFAIDLPRPRDVAEVRAHPRFVELHSAIWAVLREEVLKGYAQQKRA, encoded by the coding sequence ATGGTTGAAGCCGCACTATCGCTGGAAAATATCAGTTGCACCTTTGTTTCGCGCGACGACCGGTCGCAACGCTACACCGCCGTCAGCGATACCAGCCTGGCCATCGCGCCGGGCGAGTTCGTGTCGGTGGTGGGCCCGACCGGCTGCGGTAAGTCCACCTTGCTCAATGTCGGCGCCGGCTTGCTGGCGCCGTCGAGCGGGCAGGTGAAGGTCTTCGGCCAACCCTTGTCCGGCATCAACGAGCGTGCGGGCTACATGTTCCAGGGCGAAGCGCTGTTGCCCTGGCGCAGCGCGCTGGACAACGTGGTGGCCGGCCTGGATTTCGCCGGCGTGCCACGCCCCGAAGCGCTGGAGCGCGGGCGGGAGTGGATGCGCCGGGTGGGGCTGGGCGGCTTCGAAAGCCGCTATCCGCACCAGATGTCGGGTGGCATGCGCAAGCGCGCCATGCTTGCCCAGACGCTGATCCGCGACCCCGACATCATCCTGATGGACGAGCCGTTTTCCGCCCTGGACATCCAGACGCGCCAGTTGATGGAAAACGAAGTCCTGGACTTGTGGATGGCCAAGCGCAAGGCCGTGCTGTTCATCACGCACGACCTGGACGAAGCCATCGCGATGAGCGACCGCGTGATCGTGCTGTCGGCCGGTCCCGGCACGCACCCCATCGGGGAATTCGCCATTGACCTGCCGCGTCCGCGCGACGTGGCCGAGGTACGCGCCCATCCGCGCTTTGTCGAACTGCACTCGGCCATCTGGGCGGTGCTGCGCGAAGAAGTGCTCAAGGGCTATGCCCAACAGAAGCGAGCCTGA
- a CDS encoding CaiB/BaiF CoA transferase family protein, with protein sequence MSALTGLKVLELGTLIAGPFAARIFGEFGADVIKVETPHGPDGTGGGDPIRSWRHLHEGNSLWWTVQARNKQSIALNLKDPRAQEIARKLALDADVVVENYRPGVLEKWGLGFEQLRAINPALIMVRLSGYGQTGPMKDQPGFGAIGESMGGLRYVSGHPDRPPLRVGISIGDSIAALHGVIGAMMALRHRDATGGRWNGKTGDACQAGQGQMVDVALYEAVFNMMESLVPEYDVAGVVRERTGGALPGIVPSNTYTTRDGQNIVIAGNGDAIFHRLMRAIGRDDLAEDPDLVRNDGRARRVEEIDGAIQQWCNGRTIDEALGTLKGADVPVGKIYSVADMFSDPQFLARRMIEQHQLADGSPVKLPAVVPKLSETPGQTRWVGPKLGEHTEEVLKALGYDSAAIDELAKTGAIGKPDN encoded by the coding sequence ATGTCAGCGCTGACCGGACTGAAAGTCCTGGAACTCGGCACGCTTATCGCCGGCCCCTTCGCCGCGCGCATCTTCGGCGAATTCGGCGCCGACGTCATCAAGGTGGAAACGCCGCACGGGCCGGATGGCACGGGCGGTGGCGACCCCATCCGCAGTTGGCGCCACCTGCACGAGGGCAATTCGCTCTGGTGGACGGTACAGGCGCGCAACAAGCAATCCATTGCCCTCAATCTGAAAGACCCGCGCGCGCAGGAAATTGCCCGCAAGCTGGCGCTGGACGCCGATGTCGTGGTGGAAAACTACCGGCCCGGCGTGCTGGAAAAGTGGGGCTTGGGCTTTGAGCAACTGCGCGCCATCAACCCTGCGTTGATCATGGTGCGGCTGTCGGGCTACGGCCAGACGGGCCCCATGAAAGACCAGCCTGGTTTTGGCGCCATCGGCGAATCGATGGGTGGTCTGCGCTATGTCTCGGGCCATCCTGACCGCCCCCCGCTGCGGGTCGGCATTTCCATCGGCGACTCCATCGCCGCGCTGCACGGCGTGATCGGCGCCATGATGGCGCTGCGCCACCGCGACGCCACGGGCGGGCGGTGGAACGGCAAGACGGGCGATGCCTGCCAGGCGGGGCAGGGGCAGATGGTGGACGTGGCCTTGTACGAAGCCGTCTTCAACATGATGGAGAGCCTGGTGCCCGAATACGACGTGGCCGGCGTGGTGCGCGAGCGCACCGGCGGCGCGCTGCCGGGCATCGTGCCATCAAACACCTACACCACCCGCGACGGCCAGAACATCGTTATCGCGGGCAATGGCGACGCCATCTTTCACCGCCTGATGCGCGCCATCGGCCGCGACGACCTGGCCGAAGACCCCGACCTGGTGCGCAACGATGGGCGCGCGCGCCGCGTGGAAGAAATCGACGGGGCGATCCAGCAGTGGTGCAACGGGCGCACCATCGACGAGGCGCTGGGCACGCTCAAGGGCGCCGATGTGCCGGTCGGAAAAATCTATAGCGTGGCCGATATGTTCAGCGATCCGCAGTTCCTGGCGCGCCGCATGATCGAACAACATCAGCTTGCCGACGGCAGTCCCGTGAAGCTTCCCGCAGTGGTTCCCAAGCTGTCGGAAACCCCTGGCCAGACGCGCTGGGTAGGCCCGAAATTAGGGGAACATACCGAGGAAGTCCTGAAAGCGCTGGGGTATGATTCAGCGGCTATTGACGAGCTGGCGAAGACCGGCGCTATCGGTAAACCCGACAACTAA
- a CDS encoding biliverdin-producing heme oxygenase, translating into MISPVHQWLRDGTRDRHEALDQGLALTSGDMDRAGYLNYLRALLGWLEPLEQRLWRLDWPHSLQASARAGKSEWIRADLAAAGDAAPVSYCADAPRIEAADAYALGVAYVVEGSQLGGRFLARQLADATPALPLRYLRGYGEALGPMWKTFLQFLDSEAGAQGREDHALQGARDAFDSLTAWLHSRHALRT; encoded by the coding sequence ATGATTTCGCCCGTACACCAGTGGCTTCGCGACGGCACGCGCGACAGGCACGAGGCGCTGGACCAGGGCCTGGCCCTGACCAGCGGCGACATGGACCGCGCCGGGTATTTGAATTATCTGCGCGCGTTGCTGGGCTGGCTGGAACCCTTGGAACAGCGCCTGTGGCGACTGGACTGGCCCCACAGCCTGCAAGCCTCCGCGCGCGCCGGTAAAAGCGAATGGATCCGTGCCGACCTGGCCGCCGCTGGTGACGCGGCACCGGTGTCGTACTGCGCTGACGCGCCCCGTATCGAGGCGGCCGACGCTTATGCGTTGGGGGTTGCGTACGTGGTGGAAGGGTCGCAACTGGGTGGACGCTTTCTGGCCAGGCAACTGGCCGATGCCACGCCCGCGCTGCCGCTGCGCTATCTGCGCGGCTATGGCGAGGCGCTAGGGCCGATGTGGAAGACGTTTCTACAGTTTCTGGACAGCGAGGCCGGCGCCCAAGGGCGCGAGGACCACGCTTTGCAAGGCGCGCGTGACGCCTTCGACAGCCTGACGGCCTGGCTGCACAGCCGGCACGCGCTGCGAACCTGA
- the dnaX gene encoding DNA polymerase III subunit gamma/tau, protein MTYLVLARKWRPRSFDTLVGQDHVVRALTHALDTQRLHHAWLFTGTRGVGKTTLSRILAKSLNCETGITSKPCGVCRACTEIDAGRFVDYLELDAASNRGVEEMTQLLEQAVYSPGAGRFKVYMIDEVHMLTGHAFNAMLKTLEEPPPHVKFILATTDPQKIPVTVLSRCLQFNLKQMPADSIVGHLQAVLGHEEVAFEMPALRLIGQAAQGSMRDALSLTDQAIAYSAGNMTEDAVRGMLGTIDQRHLVRLLDALSAGDAKSVLAVADELAIRGLSYAGALADLAVLLSRVAIEQRVTGVTPAEDPLAADIARLALSLHPDAVQLFYSVAVHSRSELTLAPDEYAGFIMACLRMLALNGEAGPQTALEAPVTPARQTAEPASASAPEAVVAAAEVAPAASPAAAAVAASTPAAVTEPAPQATVASTAPVAEPAQAAPAPAAPTPQVTAQAAPQAAPQAAPQAAPQPAPQAAPQPAPQSATAATAATPAPDSVPPWEDLPAGTTTTAQAAPPPAPEPAPEPPPESTLAPTPEPTPELSPAAPAFDADAAAAVAPAAATASAADTAAAKGAGSAALAVTPAVAAVLATAPAEADNDGPPSWVDEEIPFEAEGGFVPEGGFTSNPDDDEFETLASAPSVAPPPAARREAPAPSRKRASRARMSDMTQAGWPELAARLPVTGLAAELARQSEWAGVQGDAIVLRVAVKTLAESESRVRLQTVLCEHFGQGIRLDVQVGITGDDTAHAVAKAERAARQQAAEDAVAVDPFVQALLADFGGQVVAGSIRHVDPPAAA, encoded by the coding sequence ATGACTTATCTGGTACTGGCCCGCAAGTGGCGGCCGAGATCGTTCGATACCCTCGTGGGACAGGATCACGTGGTCCGCGCGCTGACTCATGCGCTCGACACCCAACGCCTGCACCATGCCTGGTTGTTTACCGGCACGCGGGGCGTGGGCAAGACCACGTTGTCCCGCATTCTGGCCAAGTCGCTCAACTGTGAAACCGGCATCACGTCCAAGCCTTGCGGCGTCTGCCGCGCTTGTACGGAAATCGACGCCGGGCGCTTTGTTGACTACCTGGAGCTGGATGCGGCCTCGAACCGCGGCGTCGAGGAAATGACGCAGTTGCTCGAACAGGCGGTGTACTCGCCGGGCGCGGGGCGCTTCAAGGTCTACATGATCGACGAAGTGCACATGCTGACCGGCCACGCCTTCAACGCCATGTTGAAGACGCTGGAAGAGCCGCCCCCCCACGTCAAATTCATCCTGGCCACCACCGATCCGCAAAAGATCCCGGTGACGGTGCTGTCGCGCTGCCTGCAGTTCAATTTGAAGCAGATGCCGGCCGACTCCATCGTCGGGCACCTGCAAGCGGTGCTGGGCCACGAAGAAGTCGCCTTCGAAATGCCGGCCTTGCGCCTGATCGGCCAGGCCGCGCAGGGTTCGATGCGCGATGCGCTGTCGCTCACCGACCAAGCCATTGCCTATAGCGCCGGCAACATGACCGAGGACGCCGTGCGCGGCATGCTCGGCACCATCGACCAGCGCCATCTGGTGCGTCTGCTTGACGCCTTGTCGGCGGGCGACGCCAAGAGCGTGTTGGCCGTGGCGGATGAGCTGGCCATACGCGGCTTGTCGTACGCGGGGGCGCTGGCCGACCTGGCCGTGCTGCTGTCGCGCGTTGCGATCGAACAGCGCGTCACGGGCGTCACGCCTGCCGAAGACCCGCTGGCCGCCGACATCGCGCGGCTGGCGCTGAGCCTGCATCCCGACGCCGTCCAGTTGTTCTATTCAGTGGCAGTGCATAGCCGCAGCGAACTGACGTTGGCGCCGGACGAATACGCGGGCTTCATCATGGCCTGCCTGCGCATGCTGGCGCTCAATGGCGAAGCCGGGCCGCAGACTGCATTGGAAGCGCCTGTCACTCCGGCCCGCCAGACGGCGGAACCGGCCTCGGCTTCCGCGCCGGAAGCGGTTGTTGCGGCTGCCGAGGTTGCACCTGCCGCTTCGCCCGCCGCCGCAGCCGTCGCTGCGTCCACGCCGGCCGCAGTGACCGAACCTGCGCCGCAGGCAACGGTCGCGTCCACCGCGCCGGTTGCCGAACCTGCCCAGGCGGCTCCCGCACCCGCCGCGCCGACGCCACAAGTTACGGCCCAAGCCGCACCGCAAGCCGCACCGCAAGCCGCGCCCCAAGCCGCACCGCAACCGGCACCGCAAGCCGCACCCCAGCCCGCGCCGCAATCGGCCACTGCCGCAACGGCAGCGACGCCCGCGCCAGACAGCGTGCCGCCGTGGGAAGACCTTCCGGCTGGGACGACGACTACCGCGCAAGCGGCGCCACCGCCTGCGCCCGAACCCGCACCAGAGCCCCCGCCCGAATCCACGCTGGCGCCTACGCCGGAACCCACGCCAGAACTGTCCCCCGCCGCGCCTGCCTTTGACGCCGATGCGGCCGCTGCCGTTGCGCCCGCTGCTGCTACAGCATCCGCCGCCGACACCGCCGCCGCCAAGGGCGCAGGTTCCGCCGCGCTCGCTGTCACGCCCGCCGTGGCGGCCGTGCTGGCCACCGCGCCGGCCGAGGCCGACAACGACGGCCCGCCGTCCTGGGTCGACGAAGAAATCCCCTTTGAAGCCGAAGGCGGCTTTGTGCCGGAGGGCGGTTTCACGTCCAACCCGGACGACGATGAATTTGAAACGCTGGCCAGCGCGCCGTCGGTGGCGCCGCCACCCGCTGCCCGCCGTGAAGCCCCCGCGCCGTCGCGCAAGCGCGCCTCTCGCGCTCGCATGTCTGACATGACCCAGGCCGGCTGGCCCGAATTGGCCGCGCGCCTGCCCGTCACGGGCCTGGCGGCGGAACTGGCGCGGCAAAGCGAATGGGCCGGCGTGCAGGGCGATGCCATCGTGCTGCGCGTGGCCGTCAAGACGCTGGCCGAAAGCGAAAGCCGCGTGCGTCTGCAAACCGTCTTGTGCGAACATTTCGGCCAGGGCATCCGGCTGGATGTGCAAGTCGGCATCACCGGCGACGACACCGCGCACGCGGTTGCCAAAGCCGAACGCGCCGCGCGCCAGCAGGCCGCCGAAGATGCGGTGGCCGTCGATCCCTTCGTGCAAGCGTTGTTGGCCGATTTCGGCGGGCAGGTCGTTGCCGGCTCCATCCGCCACGTTGATCCCCCGGCCGCTGCCTGA